One Pseudomonas rhizophila DNA window includes the following coding sequences:
- a CDS encoding endonuclease/exonuclease/phosphatase family protein, translating into MTRLLRYTLLGLLLILSLAALSIYSLTWRPQSREALPVSCPANTATLVPGQALKVMTWNVQFLAGKRYVFWHDLAQGDDESPTLEDMAFSLDEVARVIRDEQPDVVLLQELDDGAKASDYQNQLKLLQERLTDLYPCSTSAFDWKADFIPDPHIFGSVGRQLATLSRYRIDQAERVQLPVAWANFISRQFQPKNALLVSHLPLSSGGHLVVLNTHLERATQPDETLPNQVKAVSKVLDKLESRGKPWLIGGDFNLLPLGQYRRLPAAQRTPYSADSPLHLLWDKYPMIPTNNEASGIDRSHWLTHYPNDPGLNGPDRTVDYLFYSPRIKRVEARVRQDDTLRISDHLPVIARFLLPATP; encoded by the coding sequence ATGACCCGTCTATTGCGCTACACCTTGCTGGGCCTGTTGTTGATTCTCAGCCTGGCCGCCCTGTCGATCTATAGCCTGACCTGGCGCCCACAATCCCGGGAAGCACTGCCGGTCAGTTGCCCCGCCAACACCGCAACGCTCGTGCCTGGCCAGGCCTTGAAGGTGATGACCTGGAACGTCCAGTTCCTGGCCGGCAAGCGCTACGTGTTCTGGCACGACCTGGCCCAGGGTGACGATGAAAGCCCGACCCTCGAAGACATGGCCTTCAGCCTCGACGAAGTGGCAAGGGTCATTCGCGACGAGCAACCGGACGTCGTGTTGCTCCAGGAACTGGACGACGGCGCCAAGGCCAGCGACTACCAGAACCAGCTCAAGTTGTTGCAGGAACGATTGACCGACCTGTATCCGTGCAGCACCAGCGCCTTTGACTGGAAAGCCGATTTCATCCCCGACCCGCATATCTTCGGCAGCGTCGGCCGGCAGTTGGCGACGTTGAGCCGTTACCGCATCGATCAAGCGGAACGGGTGCAGTTGCCGGTGGCCTGGGCCAATTTCATCAGCCGTCAGTTCCAGCCGAAAAACGCTTTGTTGGTCAGTCACCTGCCGCTGAGCAGTGGTGGCCACCTGGTCGTGCTCAACACCCACCTGGAACGGGCCACGCAGCCCGATGAAACCCTGCCGAACCAGGTCAAGGCCGTGAGCAAGGTACTGGACAAACTTGAATCGCGAGGCAAACCCTGGCTGATCGGTGGCGACTTCAATCTGCTACCCCTGGGCCAATACCGGCGCCTGCCAGCCGCGCAGCGCACGCCCTACTCCGCCGACAGCCCTCTGCACCTGCTGTGGGACAAATACCCGATGATCCCCACCAACAACGAAGCCAGCGGCATCGATCGCAGCCACTGGCTGACCCACTACCCGAACGACCCCGGCCTCAACGGCCCTGACCGCACTGTCGACTACCTGTTCTACAGCCCTCGGATCAAGCGGGTCGAGGCTCGGGTGCGGCAGGACGATACCTTGCGTATCTCCGATCATTTGCCGGTGATTGCCCGATTCCTGTTGCCGGCCACGCCGTGA
- a CDS encoding L-talarate/galactarate dehydratase — MLVQQQSLKSSDDDRIAWVRVASVILPLANPVSDAKVLTGRQKPMTEIAILFAEIETVDGHQGLGFSYSKRAGGPGQFAHAKEIAPALIGENPSDIAKLWTKLCWAGASVGRSGMSTQAIGAFDVALWDLKAKRANLSLARLLGAQRDSVRCYNTSGGFLHTPLDQLMKNTDLSREKGIGGIKLKVGQPDCAIDIERVSAVRKHLGDNFPLMVDANQQWDRPTAQRMCRQFEAYNLIWIEEPLDCYDAEGHAALAQQFDTPIATGEMLTSVAEHAEFIKQRGADFLMPDAPRVGGITPYLKVASMAEQAGLMLAPHFAMELHVHLAAAYPTEPWVEHFEWFEPLFNERLETRDGRMLVPTRPGLGLTLSEQVKPWTVQEAETGTRP, encoded by the coding sequence ATGCTCGTACAACAACAATCACTCAAGTCCTCCGACGACGACCGAATTGCCTGGGTTCGTGTCGCTTCGGTCATCCTGCCGCTGGCCAATCCCGTCAGTGATGCCAAGGTCCTTACCGGACGGCAAAAGCCGATGACTGAAATCGCCATCCTGTTTGCCGAAATCGAGACCGTCGATGGGCATCAGGGCCTGGGTTTCAGTTACTCCAAACGTGCTGGCGGGCCGGGACAATTCGCTCATGCCAAGGAAATCGCCCCGGCGCTGATCGGGGAAAACCCCAGTGACATTGCCAAACTCTGGACCAAGCTGTGTTGGGCTGGCGCGTCGGTGGGCCGCAGCGGTATGTCGACCCAGGCCATCGGGGCGTTCGACGTGGCGTTGTGGGATCTGAAGGCCAAGCGCGCCAACCTGTCGCTGGCGCGCTTGCTCGGTGCTCAACGTGACTCGGTGCGTTGCTACAACACTTCCGGTGGCTTCCTTCACACCCCGCTTGATCAGTTGATGAAGAACACTGACCTCTCGCGAGAAAAGGGAATTGGCGGCATCAAGTTGAAGGTCGGGCAACCGGATTGCGCCATCGACATTGAACGGGTCAGTGCGGTGCGCAAGCACTTGGGTGACAACTTCCCGTTGATGGTGGATGCCAACCAGCAATGGGATCGCCCGACGGCCCAGCGCATGTGTCGGCAGTTTGAAGCGTACAACCTGATCTGGATTGAAGAGCCGCTGGACTGCTATGACGCTGAAGGCCATGCCGCGTTGGCGCAGCAGTTCGATACACCGATTGCCACGGGTGAAATGCTCACCAGCGTTGCTGAACACGCCGAGTTCATCAAACAGCGCGGCGCTGATTTCCTGATGCCCGACGCGCCACGAGTAGGCGGCATCACCCCTTACCTGAAGGTCGCATCAATGGCCGAGCAGGCGGGCCTGATGCTGGCTCCCCATTTCGCCATGGAACTGCACGTTCACCTGGCAGCCGCTTATCCGACCGAGCCCTGGGTCGAGCATTTCGAATGGTTTGAACCGCTGTTCAACGAGCGTCTGGAAACCCGCGACGGTCGGATGCTGGTGCCCACTCGCCCCGGTTTGGGACTGACGCTGAGCGAACAAGTCAAACCCTGGACGGTTCAGGAAGCCGAGACAGGTACTCGTCCCTGA
- a CDS encoding LacI family DNA-binding transcriptional regulator — protein sequence MAKKPAAPTSQAPMTLATRGSSLTLIDVAKIAGVSPMTVSRALHRPELVSENTREKVREAVRQSGYVPNMLAGSLASNKSRLVAIFLPTIANSIFADTVQSLMDRLTQAGYQTLLGLTGYSAEQEEKLLEAVLGRRPDGIVLTGTLHTESSRLRLAQAGIPVVEAWDLSEDPLDMLVGFSHEKVGQETARHLLEKGYQRFSVVTISDPRGLRRCNSLIAELQRQGIEEVPMEVLAPPATLEVGREGLRRLLDLPVRPDIVVCSSDTVAQGVLAQAASLGLKVPAELAVMGFGDLSSAAQVYPALSTVSVDGGRIGLQVAEALLERFDNPGAHLKPVRIDTGFTFIDRAST from the coding sequence ATGGCAAAGAAACCAGCAGCGCCCACCTCCCAGGCACCGATGACCTTGGCCACCAGGGGTTCGAGCCTGACGTTGATCGATGTGGCAAAGATTGCAGGCGTCTCGCCAATGACCGTTTCCAGGGCTTTGCATCGCCCGGAACTGGTGAGCGAGAACACGCGGGAGAAGGTCCGCGAAGCGGTGCGCCAATCGGGCTATGTGCCGAACATGCTGGCGGGTAGCCTGGCGAGCAACAAAAGTCGTCTGGTGGCGATTTTCCTTCCAACCATCGCTAACTCCATTTTTGCAGACACCGTGCAATCGCTGATGGACCGCCTGACCCAAGCGGGCTATCAAACCCTGCTCGGTCTGACCGGCTACAGCGCGGAGCAGGAAGAGAAACTGCTTGAAGCCGTACTCGGTCGTCGTCCGGACGGCATCGTATTGACCGGTACGCTTCATACCGAATCAAGCCGCTTGCGACTCGCCCAGGCGGGAATTCCCGTGGTCGAGGCCTGGGATTTGAGTGAAGACCCTTTGGACATGCTGGTTGGCTTCTCCCATGAAAAAGTCGGGCAAGAGACCGCGCGACATTTGCTTGAAAAGGGTTACCAGCGCTTTTCCGTGGTGACCATCAGCGACCCGCGTGGCCTGCGTCGCTGCAACAGTCTTATCGCCGAGCTGCAGCGCCAGGGCATTGAAGAGGTGCCCATGGAAGTCCTGGCGCCCCCCGCCACGCTGGAGGTGGGGCGCGAGGGGCTGCGGCGGCTGCTGGATCTGCCGGTGCGCCCCGACATCGTGGTGTGCAGCTCCGATACCGTGGCTCAAGGTGTGTTGGCGCAAGCCGCCAGCCTTGGCTTGAAGGTGCCCGCTGAGCTGGCCGTCATGGGCTTCGGGGATCTCAGCAGCGCGGCGCAGGTTTACCCGGCGCTGTCGACCGTCAGCGTCGACGGCGGCAGGATTGGCCTGCAAGTGGCTGAGGCACTGCTTGAACGATTCGACAATCCCGGCGCCCATCTCAAACCCGTGCGAATTGACACCGGCTTCACGTTCATCGACCGCGCCAGTACCTGA
- the hrpB gene encoding ATP-dependent helicase HrpB, whose protein sequence is MISLPIDEVLPALRQALASRHEAVLEAPPGAGKTTRVPLALLNESWLAGQTILMLEPRRLAARAAAERLASELGEKVGETVGYRIRLDSKVGPKTRIEVVTEGILTRRLQDDPALEGVGLLIFDEFHERSLDADLALALSLNGRELFRDDQPLKILLMSATLEGERLAGLLDDAPILRSEGRMFPVTVRWGRPFQPGEFIEPRLVQTVLEALHDETGSVLVFLPGQAEIRRVHQQLADALGEGGNVLLCPLHGELDLAAQRAAIDPAPPGQRKVVLATNIAETSLTINGVRVVIDAGLARVPRFDPGSGMTRLDTQRISRASATQRAGRAGRLEPGVCYRLWSEDQHEQLAAYGSAEILSADLAGLALQLGRWGVTPQQLVWLDIPPTAAYAQAQELLQRLGALDGEQLTRHGQAMAELPAHPRIAHLLLRGQSLGLADMACNVAALLGERDILRGAGADLHTRLALLSGEERAARGAQGGVQRARQLARQYRGYLRGKAEDAVADPEHPRWLGALLALAYPDRVAQQRRPGGAEYRLANGRAALFAEADSLMKQPWLVIADLGSRQGQREERIYLATDFDPALFDSVLAEQVRTVDQLDWDEREGVLRAERQRKVGELVLSREPLTGLDESARNQALVNLVRRKGLELLPWTPELRQWQARVALLRRLDLEAKSESDWPDVSDGALLNTLEQWLMPYLGRVSRLSHFANLDLSSIVHNLLPWPLPQRLDEWAPHHLSVPSGSSIRLDYSEHPPILAVRLQELFGLADTPRIAGGRQVVKLHLLSPARRPVQVTQDLANFWRSTYAEVKKDLKGRYPKHYWPDDPLVAEATARIKPRK, encoded by the coding sequence ATGATTTCTTTGCCGATTGATGAAGTTTTACCTGCCCTGCGTCAAGCCTTGGCGTCGCGTCACGAAGCCGTGCTCGAAGCGCCGCCCGGCGCTGGTAAAACCACCCGCGTCCCCTTGGCCCTGTTGAATGAGTCCTGGCTGGCCGGGCAGACGATTCTGATGCTTGAGCCCCGGCGCCTGGCGGCACGGGCGGCGGCCGAGCGACTGGCCAGCGAGCTGGGGGAAAAGGTCGGTGAAACCGTCGGCTACCGAATTCGTCTCGACAGCAAGGTGGGCCCCAAGACCCGCATTGAAGTGGTCACCGAAGGCATCCTCACCCGCCGCTTGCAGGACGACCCGGCGCTGGAGGGTGTGGGGCTGCTGATTTTTGATGAATTCCACGAACGCAGTCTCGACGCCGACCTGGCCCTGGCCTTGAGTCTCAATGGCCGCGAGCTGTTTCGCGACGACCAGCCGCTGAAAATCCTGCTGATGTCCGCGACGCTGGAAGGCGAGCGCCTGGCCGGGTTGTTGGACGACGCGCCGATCCTGCGCAGTGAGGGGCGCATGTTCCCGGTGACGGTGCGCTGGGGCCGGCCGTTCCAGCCCGGCGAGTTCATCGAGCCGCGCCTGGTGCAGACCGTGCTGGAAGCGCTGCACGATGAAACCGGCAGCGTGCTGGTGTTCTTGCCTGGGCAAGCGGAGATCCGCCGGGTTCATCAGCAACTGGCCGATGCCTTGGGTGAAGGCGGCAATGTGCTGCTCTGTCCGTTGCATGGCGAGCTGGACCTCGCCGCCCAACGCGCGGCCATCGACCCGGCGCCGCCCGGCCAGCGCAAAGTGGTGCTGGCCACCAACATCGCCGAAACCAGCCTGACCATCAATGGCGTGCGGGTGGTGATCGATGCCGGATTGGCGCGGGTGCCGCGTTTCGATCCGGGCAGCGGTATGACTCGCCTCGACACCCAGCGGATTTCCCGGGCCAGCGCCACTCAGCGGGCCGGGCGGGCCGGGCGTCTGGAGCCGGGGGTGTGCTATCGGTTGTGGTCCGAAGACCAGCACGAACAACTGGCCGCTTATGGCAGCGCAGAGATTCTTTCGGCGGACCTGGCCGGGCTGGCTCTGCAATTGGGGCGTTGGGGCGTGACGCCGCAGCAATTGGTCTGGCTCGACATCCCGCCCACCGCCGCTTATGCCCAGGCGCAGGAGCTGCTGCAACGCCTGGGCGCGCTGGACGGCGAGCAACTGACCCGTCATGGCCAAGCCATGGCCGAACTGCCGGCTCACCCGCGCATCGCGCATTTGTTGCTGCGCGGGCAGTCGCTGGGGCTGGCGGACATGGCGTGCAACGTCGCGGCGCTGTTGGGGGAGCGAGACATTCTGCGTGGCGCCGGGGCGGACCTGCACACGCGCCTGGCGTTGCTGTCCGGTGAAGAGCGGGCGGCCCGTGGCGCCCAGGGCGGGGTACAGCGGGCGCGGCAACTGGCCCGGCAATATCGCGGTTACCTGCGGGGCAAGGCCGAAGACGCCGTCGCCGACCCCGAACATCCGCGCTGGCTGGGCGCTTTACTGGCGTTGGCCTACCCGGATCGCGTCGCTCAACAGCGGCGGCCCGGCGGGGCGGAGTATCGCCTGGCCAACGGCCGTGCAGCGTTGTTTGCCGAAGCGGACAGCCTGATGAAACAGCCGTGGCTGGTGATCGCCGACCTGGGCAGCCGTCAGGGGCAGCGGGAAGAACGGATCTACCTGGCGACGGACTTCGATCCGGCGCTGTTTGATTCGGTGCTGGCCGAACAGGTGCGCACGGTGGATCAACTGGATTGGGACGAGCGTGAGGGCGTGCTGCGGGCCGAGCGCCAGCGCAAGGTCGGCGAACTGGTGCTCAGCCGTGAGCCACTGACCGGCCTGGATGAGTCGGCGCGCAACCAGGCGCTGGTGAATCTGGTACGGCGCAAGGGTCTGGAGTTGCTGCCCTGGACGCCGGAGCTGCGGCAATGGCAGGCGCGGGTGGCACTGTTGCGCCGGCTCGACCTGGAGGCCAAGAGCGAGAGTGATTGGCCAGATGTCAGCGACGGGGCGCTACTGAACACGCTTGAGCAATGGTTGATGCCGTACCTGGGACGCGTGTCACGCCTCAGTCATTTCGCCAACCTGGATCTGTCGAGTATCGTCCACAACCTGCTGCCCTGGCCCTTGCCGCAGCGGCTGGATGAATGGGCACCCCATCATCTGAGCGTGCCCTCGGGCTCGTCGATTCGCCTGGACTACAGCGAACACCCGCCGATTCTCGCGGTACGCTTGCAGGAACTGTTCGGCCTGGCCGACACCCCACGCATTGCCGGCGGCCGACAGGTCGTCAAACTGCACCTGTTGTCACCGGCGCGGCGACCGGTGCAGGTGACCCAGGATCTGGCGAATTTCTGGCGCAGCACCTATGCCGAAGTAAAGAAAGACCTCAAGGGACGTTATCCCAAGCATTACTGGCCGGACGATCCGCTGGTGGCCGAAGCCACGGCCCGGATCAAACCCCGCAAGTGA
- a CDS encoding cation diffusion facilitator family transporter, giving the protein MTTSTEHARLLRLATRASVAVALILVVAKALAWWLSGSVSMLAGLTDSALDGVTSLLNLLAVHYALRPADEDHRYGHGKAESLAGMAQALFIGGSAVLIALQAFERLKNPVPVEAAWLSVGVIVFSLGLTLALLALQHRVVRATGSNAVRADSLHYRSDLLLNGSILVALVLAGLGWHQLDAWFGLGIAVYILWSAIQIARESFAVLMDEELPPDVSQRMLELACAVPGVLGAHDLRTRISGNHWFVQLHLELPGELTLSVAHGISDQAADAIHRAYPKAEVLVHADPSEVVKRTSA; this is encoded by the coding sequence ATGACCACCAGCACCGAACATGCCCGTCTGCTGCGTCTGGCCACCCGTGCTTCGGTGGCCGTGGCGCTTATTCTGGTCGTTGCCAAGGCACTGGCCTGGTGGCTGAGCGGCTCGGTGAGCATGCTCGCCGGCCTGACCGACTCGGCGCTGGACGGCGTCACGTCGCTGCTCAACCTGCTGGCGGTGCATTACGCATTGCGCCCCGCCGACGAGGACCATCGTTACGGCCACGGCAAAGCTGAGTCCCTGGCCGGCATGGCCCAGGCATTGTTCATCGGCGGCAGTGCGGTGTTGATTGCGCTACAGGCGTTTGAGCGTCTGAAAAACCCGGTCCCGGTGGAAGCGGCCTGGCTCAGTGTCGGCGTGATCGTATTCTCCCTGGGGCTGACCCTGGCCTTGTTGGCGCTGCAACATCGGGTCGTCCGCGCCACCGGCTCCAACGCCGTGCGCGCTGACTCGCTGCACTATCGCTCGGATCTGTTGCTCAACGGCAGCATCCTGGTCGCCCTGGTGCTGGCCGGGTTGGGCTGGCATCAACTGGATGCCTGGTTCGGCCTGGGCATCGCCGTCTACATCCTGTGGAGCGCGATCCAGATCGCTCGGGAAAGCTTCGCGGTATTGATGGATGAGGAACTGCCGCCCGACGTCAGCCAGCGCATGCTGGAACTGGCCTGCGCGGTGCCCGGGGTACTGGGTGCCCACGATCTGCGCACGCGGATCTCAGGTAACCATTGGTTCGTGCAACTGCATCTGGAACTGCCGGGAGAACTGACCCTGTCCGTAGCCCACGGCATCAGCGACCAGGCCGCCGATGCCATACACCGCGCCTATCCGAAGGCGGAAGTGTTGGTGCATGCCGATCCGTCGGAAGTGGTGAAGCGCACCAGCGCCTGA
- a CDS encoding DUF6515 family protein, with translation MKSRIWRLAGVGLLWASVSAQGVADDQQNRGGPDGRGGNGQGYSGQPRPQSNEIIRGDNSRQFEVQPHAQGGQPYNRPPQDPNGRPPQPPGNSLPIQGRPDSVTQTQEPRPGYYRDIPRRSDGYPSGGPRPSHDPRPDQHWSGRPDGHGNGWGPGPQYRPGYVIDRFPDRHYRVPYRGHDYFYSGGYWYRPQGPRYIVVEPPRGIRTRYLPDYAREVWIGGSLFFLAAGAYYIYEANTRDYVVVDAPVSNPQPQPQGNSYDVVAYPANGQSPEQVNQDGYECYRWAVQQSGFDPRNYTYPPAPQVVQTYRQAQGSCLSSRGYQVTY, from the coding sequence ATGAAGTCGCGCATCTGGCGTTTGGCAGGTGTTGGTCTGTTGTGGGCAAGTGTCAGTGCGCAGGGAGTGGCCGACGATCAGCAAAATCGTGGCGGCCCGGACGGGCGAGGTGGCAATGGCCAGGGTTATTCAGGCCAACCCCGGCCACAGAGCAACGAGATCATTCGCGGCGACAACAGCCGCCAGTTTGAGGTCCAGCCTCACGCTCAAGGCGGCCAGCCCTACAACCGCCCGCCGCAAGACCCCAATGGTCGTCCGCCGCAGCCACCGGGTAACAGCCTGCCGATCCAGGGCCGCCCCGACAGCGTGACCCAGACCCAGGAGCCGAGGCCGGGTTACTACCGCGATATTCCGCGCCGCAGTGATGGTTATCCGAGCGGTGGGCCACGCCCCAGCCATGACCCTCGCCCTGATCAGCACTGGTCCGGTCGGCCGGACGGTCATGGCAACGGCTGGGGGCCGGGGCCGCAATATCGTCCTGGGTATGTAATCGATCGTTTTCCGGATCGTCACTACCGCGTGCCTTACCGTGGCCATGACTATTTTTATTCGGGCGGTTACTGGTATCGCCCCCAAGGGCCGCGCTATATCGTGGTTGAGCCGCCGCGCGGAATCCGTACCCGTTATCTGCCCGATTATGCCCGGGAAGTCTGGATCGGCGGCTCGCTGTTTTTCCTCGCCGCCGGTGCCTATTACATCTACGAAGCCAACACCCGGGACTACGTCGTCGTTGACGCGCCGGTGAGCAACCCGCAGCCCCAGCCCCAAGGCAACAGCTACGATGTGGTGGCTTATCCAGCCAACGGCCAGTCTCCCGAGCAGGTCAATCAGGATGGCTACGAATGCTATCGCTGGGCGGTGCAGCAGAGCGGTTTCGATCCGCGCAACTACACCTACCCGCCCGCGCCGCAAGTGGTACAGACCTATCGTCAGGCCCAAGGGAGTTGCTTGAGCAGTCGTGGGTATCAGGTGACGTACTGA
- a CDS encoding Lrp/AsnC family transcriptional regulator, with amino-acid sequence MSKLDRYDLSILAELQRDARISNQELAERIGLSPSPCSRRVKQLEDDGYITRQVALLDRKMLGLSLTAYVLIGMDRHTPERFENFEAAIRNLPQVLECSLVTGMDADYQLKVVVPDMDHYQKLLLGHLTRIDGVTSVRSSFVLNQVLNSTELPLTHLRA; translated from the coding sequence ATGAGCAAACTCGACCGTTACGACCTGAGCATTCTGGCGGAATTGCAGCGCGACGCGCGCATCTCCAATCAGGAGCTGGCCGAACGCATCGGCCTGTCGCCGTCCCCCTGCTCGCGGCGGGTCAAGCAATTGGAAGACGACGGCTACATTACCCGTCAGGTCGCCCTGCTCGACCGCAAAATGCTCGGCCTGAGCCTGACGGCCTACGTGCTCATCGGCATGGACCGCCACACCCCTGAACGTTTCGAGAACTTCGAAGCCGCCATCCGCAATTTGCCCCAGGTGTTGGAATGCAGCCTGGTGACCGGCATGGATGCGGATTACCAGCTCAAGGTCGTGGTGCCGGACATGGACCATTATCAGAAACTGCTGCTGGGGCATCTGACCCGGATTGACGGGGTCACCAGTGTGCGGTCCAGCTTCGTGTTGAACCAGGTGCTCAACAGCACCGAACTGCCGCTGACTCATCTGCGCGCCTGA
- a CDS encoding LysR family transcriptional regulator, which translates to MKARSDELQIFVCVIECGSISAAAEQVGQTPSAVSRTLSRLEAKLDTTLINRTTRRMDLTEEGKYFFEQAKGILDQMDELEERLSSRQKNPAGRLRINAASPFMLHAIVPHIEEFRGLYPDIQLELNSNDLIIDLLEQSTDIAIRIGTLSDSTLHARSLGCSPLHILASPAYLKQHGTPATVAELARHALLGFAQNEGLNQWPLRHEHGDRWPIQPAISASSGETVRHLALQGQGIACLSDFMTREDIRAGRLKVLLADANSGYRQPINAVYYRNSQLALRIQCFLDFIQGKLAEYASREFKG; encoded by the coding sequence GTGAAAGCCAGATCCGACGAATTGCAGATTTTCGTCTGCGTGATCGAGTGCGGGTCGATATCCGCCGCCGCCGAGCAGGTCGGGCAGACGCCGTCTGCGGTCAGTCGTACCTTGTCGCGCCTGGAAGCCAAGCTCGATACCACGCTGATCAACCGCACCACGCGGCGCATGGACCTGACCGAAGAGGGCAAGTATTTCTTCGAGCAGGCCAAGGGCATTCTCGACCAGATGGATGAGCTGGAGGAGCGCCTGTCGTCTCGCCAGAAAAACCCTGCGGGGCGGTTGCGGATCAATGCGGCTTCGCCTTTCATGTTGCACGCTATCGTGCCGCATATCGAAGAGTTCCGCGGGCTCTACCCGGATATCCAGCTCGAACTCAACAGCAACGACCTGATCATCGATTTGCTCGAGCAAAGTACCGACATAGCGATCCGCATCGGCACCCTCAGCGACTCGACGCTACATGCCCGATCCCTGGGGTGCAGTCCGCTGCATATCCTGGCCAGCCCGGCCTATCTGAAGCAGCACGGTACACCTGCCACTGTCGCCGAACTGGCCCGGCATGCACTGTTGGGGTTTGCCCAGAATGAGGGCCTCAATCAGTGGCCGCTGCGTCACGAGCACGGTGATCGTTGGCCGATCCAGCCTGCCATCAGCGCGTCCAGTGGCGAAACCGTGCGTCACTTGGCGCTGCAAGGGCAGGGCATAGCGTGCCTGTCGGACTTCATGACCCGTGAAGACATCCGTGCCGGCCGGCTCAAGGTGCTGCTGGCCGATGCCAACAGCGGATATCGCCAACCGATCAACGCGGTGTATTACCGCAACTCCCAACTGGCCCTGAGGATCCAGTGCTTTCTGGACTTTATCCAGGGCAAGCTCGCCGAATACGCCTCGCGGGAATTCAAAGGCTGA
- a CDS encoding NAD(P)H-dependent oxidoreductase, which produces MKKVLLLNGGKQFAHSDGRYNATLHDAAVSVLDRGGFDVKTTFIDGGYDIKEEVAKFLWADVIIYQMPGWWMGAPWTVKKYVDEVFTEGHGSLYASDGRTRSDASQKYGSGGLLQGKQYMLSLTWNAPQQAFDDPTDFFEAKGVDAVYFPFHKANQFLGMSGLPTFLSVDVMKRPNIEADVARYEQHLIEVFGLKA; this is translated from the coding sequence ATGAAAAAAGTCCTGCTGCTCAACGGTGGTAAACAATTCGCTCACTCCGACGGTCGCTATAACGCCACTCTCCATGATGCGGCGGTCAGCGTGTTGGACCGTGGCGGGTTCGATGTGAAAACCACGTTCATCGACGGTGGTTACGACATCAAGGAAGAAGTCGCCAAGTTCCTCTGGGCCGACGTGATCATTTACCAGATGCCAGGCTGGTGGATGGGCGCACCGTGGACCGTCAAGAAATACGTCGATGAGGTCTTCACCGAAGGCCATGGCAGCCTCTACGCCAGCGACGGTCGCACCCGCTCCGATGCTTCGCAGAAATACGGCAGCGGTGGTTTGTTACAGGGCAAGCAATACATGTTGTCGCTGACCTGGAACGCCCCGCAGCAAGCCTTCGATGACCCGACCGACTTCTTTGAAGCCAAGGGTGTGGACGCTGTGTACTTCCCGTTCCACAAGGCCAACCAGTTCCTGGGCATGAGCGGATTGCCAACCTTCCTGTCTGTGGACGTGATGAAACGCCCGAATATCGAGGCCGATGTGGCGCGTTATGAGCAGCACTTGATTGAGGTGTTCGGCCTGAAGGCGTGA
- a CDS encoding putative quinol monooxygenase, protein MSELHGFILHAKTRPEKAEAFETLFRAYVEPSRAEPGCIEYHMLRDRQDPTLFIFYEIWQSQAHLDVHSNLPHMKQFFEQRMEYLERDFEIRRVDMLSPSSASR, encoded by the coding sequence ATGAGCGAATTGCACGGTTTCATTTTGCACGCCAAGACCCGTCCGGAAAAAGCCGAAGCCTTCGAAACGCTGTTTCGTGCCTACGTGGAGCCGAGCCGTGCCGAACCCGGTTGCATCGAGTATCACATGCTGCGAGACCGGCAAGACCCGACCCTGTTTATCTTCTATGAGATCTGGCAATCCCAGGCTCATCTGGACGTGCATTCGAACCTGCCGCACATGAAGCAGTTTTTCGAACAGCGCATGGAGTACCTGGAGCGCGATTTCGAGATCCGCCGCGTCGACATGCTCAGCCCGTCCTCGGCTAGCCGCTGA